One Idiomarina loihiensis L2TR genomic window carries:
- the uvrB gene encoding excinuclease ABC subunit UvrB yields the protein MAKKFELVSKYKPAGDQPKAIESLLDNLDAGLAHQVLLGVTGSGKTFTMANVIERSQRPTLILAHNKTLAAQLYGEMKEYFPNNAVEYFVSYYDYYQPEAYVPTTDTFIEKDASINDHIEQMRLSATKALMERRDVVLVASVSAIYGLGDPESYMKMMLHLRRGDIIDQRDVLRRLAQLQYKRNDAAFERGTYRVRGDVIDIFPAESEEIAVRLELFDSEVDRISFFEPLTGQITEKDVARATIYPKTHYVTPREVLVKAIEKIKDELKDRRDILLKQNKLIEEQRINQRTQFDIEMMLELGYCSGIENYSRYLSGRAPGEPPPTLMDYLPDNALLIIDESHVTVSQIGAMYKGDRSRKENLVEYGFRLPSALDNRPLKFDEFEAIAPQTLYVSATPGKYELERSGNEVVEQVVRPTGLIDPQIEVRPVATQVDDLMSEIRLRTEVGERVLATTLTKKMSEDLADYLDEHGIKVRYLHSDIDTVERMEIIRDLRLGKFDVLVGINLLREGLDMPEVSLVAILDADKEGFLRSDRSLIQTIGRAARNVNGRAILYADRITGSMQRAMDETDRRREKQIAYNKEHGITPQGLNKDITDVMDLGQGSAKARKSKAEKALAEVASGYDARTVVVKDAKAVMKEIDAKEKEMYKAAQNLEFEQAGKLRDEVAELREQLKRAV from the coding sequence GTGGCTAAGAAATTTGAACTGGTTTCTAAATACAAGCCGGCGGGTGACCAGCCCAAAGCCATTGAGTCGCTGCTCGATAATCTGGACGCCGGTCTGGCGCATCAGGTGCTGTTGGGGGTAACTGGTTCAGGTAAAACCTTTACTATGGCGAATGTCATTGAACGTTCGCAGCGTCCTACCTTGATACTGGCACACAATAAAACCCTGGCAGCGCAGCTTTATGGTGAGATGAAAGAGTATTTCCCCAATAACGCGGTGGAATACTTTGTCTCTTACTATGACTACTATCAGCCTGAAGCTTATGTGCCGACAACCGATACTTTCATTGAGAAAGACGCCTCAATTAACGACCACATAGAGCAAATGCGCTTGTCAGCTACCAAAGCTCTGATGGAACGCCGTGATGTGGTTCTGGTTGCGTCGGTATCAGCCATCTACGGTCTGGGTGATCCCGAGTCTTACATGAAAATGATGTTGCATTTGCGTCGTGGCGACATTATCGATCAGCGCGACGTTCTGCGGCGTTTGGCTCAGTTGCAGTATAAGCGAAACGACGCAGCCTTCGAGCGCGGTACTTACCGGGTTCGTGGCGATGTGATAGATATCTTTCCGGCGGAGTCGGAAGAAATAGCGGTGCGTCTGGAGCTGTTTGACAGCGAAGTTGATCGGATTAGCTTTTTTGAACCTTTAACCGGACAGATTACGGAAAAAGACGTTGCGCGCGCCACTATTTATCCGAAAACGCATTATGTAACACCGCGGGAAGTGCTGGTTAAAGCCATTGAAAAGATAAAAGATGAACTGAAAGATCGTCGCGATATTCTGCTTAAGCAAAATAAACTCATAGAAGAGCAGCGGATTAATCAGCGTACGCAGTTTGATATTGAAATGATGCTGGAGCTTGGCTATTGCTCGGGCATTGAAAACTACTCACGCTATTTATCCGGTCGTGCGCCGGGCGAGCCGCCACCAACCTTAATGGACTACTTACCGGATAACGCACTGCTTATCATTGATGAGTCACACGTTACTGTGTCGCAGATTGGCGCTATGTATAAAGGCGACCGCTCGCGTAAAGAAAATCTGGTGGAATACGGTTTCCGTTTACCGTCAGCACTGGATAACCGGCCGCTTAAATTTGATGAGTTTGAGGCTATAGCGCCACAAACCCTGTATGTGTCAGCGACACCGGGCAAGTATGAATTAGAGCGCAGTGGTAATGAAGTGGTTGAGCAGGTTGTCAGGCCGACAGGATTGATTGATCCGCAGATAGAAGTGCGTCCGGTTGCCACCCAGGTGGATGATTTAATGTCTGAAATACGCTTGCGGACAGAGGTCGGCGAGCGGGTGCTGGCGACAACTTTGACCAAAAAGATGTCGGAAGATTTAGCCGACTATCTGGATGAACACGGCATAAAGGTGCGTTATCTGCATTCAGACATTGATACCGTTGAACGTATGGAGATTATCCGCGATTTGCGTCTGGGTAAGTTTGATGTGCTGGTCGGTATTAACTTGCTGCGGGAAGGTCTGGATATGCCGGAAGTGTCGCTGGTCGCGATATTAGATGCGGATAAAGAAGGCTTTCTGCGCTCCGATCGTTCGTTAATTCAGACGATTGGTCGTGCGGCACGTAACGTTAACGGCCGCGCCATTTTATACGCCGACCGTATTACCGGCTCTATGCAACGCGCTATGGATGAAACAGACCGTCGCCGCGAGAAGCAAATTGCTTACAACAAAGAGCACGGTATTACCCCGCAGGGACTGAATAAAGACATTACCGACGTGATGGACTTGGGGCAGGGGTCAGCTAAAGCTCGTAAGAGTAAAGCTGAAAAAGCGCTGGCAGAAGTGGCCTCCGGGTATGATGCCCGCACGGTAGTGGTTAAAGACGCGAAAGCGGTGATGAAAGAAATCGACGCTAAAGAGAAAGAGATGTACAAAGCGGCGCAGAACCTTGAGTTTGAACAAGCAGGTAAACTGCGCGATGAAGTCGCTGAACTGCGCGAACAACTTAAACGAGCGGTTTAA
- a CDS encoding MATE family efflux transporter yields MAAADASRSLISAPVGQKLWEMTWPVIFGVATLISFNVVDTFFISMLGTDPLAAVSFTFPVTFTVISLAIGLGIGTSAVIARKYGSDRPEEAHFDGFSALSVSAILVAALALIGYLLMDPVFSLLQAQERLMPLIREYMTLWYLGCVMLVTPMVGNAVLRAAGDTRTPSLIMASGGLANAIFDPILIFGLGPIPAMGIEGAALASVISWFSGVFLVFWLLRRNKLVSSKPPAGRPFFQAWVKSARGILKIGMPAASANMLTPLAMSVMTAIVASYGAPAVAAFGVGSRLESLASVIILALSMSLPPLISQNYGADRIDRVKEAYRTALKAVLAIQAIIYLLMLVTAHWIAQVFAEEQAVADIVKLFIYIMPLGYGLQGIIILTNSSFNAVHRPMNALWLSIIRLFVLFVPLSYLGSVLADLTGLFIGGVVANLFTAVIAYWWFSRELRRERG; encoded by the coding sequence ATGGCAGCTGCCGACGCATCAAGAAGTCTTATCAGCGCGCCGGTAGGACAAAAACTCTGGGAAATGACCTGGCCGGTTATTTTCGGTGTGGCTACTCTCATTAGCTTCAATGTTGTCGATACCTTCTTTATCAGTATGCTCGGAACAGACCCTCTTGCGGCTGTCAGCTTTACCTTTCCCGTTACTTTCACCGTTATAAGCCTGGCCATAGGTTTAGGCATAGGCACTTCTGCCGTCATTGCCCGTAAATACGGCTCCGACAGGCCGGAAGAGGCTCATTTTGACGGTTTTTCTGCGCTTTCAGTATCCGCCATACTAGTTGCTGCATTGGCGCTTATTGGCTACCTGCTGATGGATCCGGTTTTCAGTTTATTGCAGGCACAGGAACGGCTAATGCCATTGATACGGGAGTATATGACGCTCTGGTATCTGGGCTGCGTGATGTTGGTTACGCCTATGGTTGGGAATGCGGTTCTGCGAGCCGCCGGTGACACACGAACACCATCGCTTATTATGGCTTCCGGTGGGTTGGCGAACGCCATTTTCGATCCAATTTTAATTTTTGGGCTAGGGCCTATTCCTGCCATGGGCATTGAAGGTGCTGCTCTTGCTAGTGTTATTTCCTGGTTTAGTGGTGTCTTTTTAGTGTTTTGGTTGCTGCGCAGAAACAAGCTGGTTTCTTCTAAACCGCCGGCCGGACGACCTTTTTTTCAGGCATGGGTTAAGTCAGCCCGCGGTATTTTAAAAATAGGTATGCCGGCAGCCAGCGCCAATATGCTGACGCCATTAGCTATGTCAGTGATGACTGCTATTGTCGCATCTTATGGAGCTCCAGCCGTGGCAGCGTTCGGTGTCGGGTCCCGACTGGAGTCACTGGCCAGCGTCATTATACTGGCGTTGTCTATGTCGTTGCCGCCATTAATTAGCCAGAACTACGGCGCGGATCGTATTGATCGGGTGAAAGAAGCCTATCGAACCGCGTTAAAAGCCGTGCTGGCCATTCAGGCGATCATTTATTTACTGATGCTGGTAACCGCACACTGGATAGCTCAGGTATTTGCCGAAGAGCAGGCGGTTGCCGACATTGTTAAGCTCTTTATTTATATTATGCCGTTGGGTTACGGGTTGCAGGGCATTATTATACTGACCAATTCCAGCTTTAATGCTGTGCACCGGCCAATGAACGCGTTGTGGTTAAGTATCATTCGGTTATTTGTTTTATTCGTACCGCTCTCTTATTTGGGGAGTGTACTCGCTGACTTAACCGGTTTATTCATTGGCGGGGTGGTCGCTAATCTGTTTACTGCTGTTATTGCGTATTGGTGGTTTTCACGCGAGTTGAGGAGAGAACGTGGCTAA